The DNA window cttaactgggccagccacataaatactgtggctacaagagcaagtcagaggctgggtattctgtggtgagtgattcacctcctgactccccaaagcctttccaccatctacaaggcacaagtcaggagtatgatggaatactctccacttgcctggatgagtgcagctccaacaacactcaagctcgacatcatccaggacaaagcaacccgcttgattggcacccatccatcaccctaaacattcactcccttcaccaccggcgcatcgtggctgcagtatgtaccatctccaggatgcactgcactaactcgccaaggcttcttcgacagcacctcccaaacccgagacctctaccatctggaaggaaAAGGGCCTTTTATCTGAAAATCTGGATCTAAAGATCTAAAGACATATCTGTAATGCCTGCATTTCCCAGGGTCAGCAACATCTGGGCATAAACATATATTTACTTCGATATATACACTATGATCCTTGTTTGGATTTTTCTTATTGACTGATTGGATTTCACTAAACTCATCCATACACATCCCCAAATAACAATAGATCCAGCCATGGGTATGCAATTTAAAAAACCAGTGAGTTTGCAGTATTTAGTCTAAAGAGCCCACAAAACTGTGAATAATCCCTACCTCTCAGGTAGGTTGCAAAAACATTCAAAGTAcctgttttaaaataattttaaaatgaatggcaAACCATCTCATTGTGAACTTGGGAGcggggttggtaattggttttgGACAATAACggaaaacaggtgatagcaaatcggcagcctgtttaatATACTTAccgattttctttcccattgaatCGGGAGGTGTGTAAAATGGGTTTTCTAATGATTATCACCTGTTTTGTGTGACTGCCCCAGACCACTTTCACCCCTGAAGTGTCAGTGCAATATATGTGccttattattcaatgttttaaatggATTGTGAAACCTAAGCCCCCAGTCTTGGGTATAAGACAACATAATTATTAGGATTTTCTCTCTTCCATTTTGTGCAGTGATATTCCAATCTGCAGAATTTGCCATGAACCCAGCGATAAGGAAAACCTGCTCTCCCCATGTGAGTGCTCTGGGACTCTGGGGACAGTTCATCGCAGTTGCCTGGAGCAATGGCTAGCAGCTTCCTGTTCCAGCCACTGTGAATTATGTCACTTTGAATTTGCTTTGGAACGAATGGCAAGACCACTGACAGAGGTAAAAGTTACACTAGTGCATTGCTTCTTAAAGAACAGACAAGGCTATAATGTGGGAGAATGACTACCTCACATTAACATTAAAGGCTTCATAACTTGGTGGCTTGTGGCTACCTGATGCTTGAATGTGTTTGTCAGCTTTTGTGAGGTTTACTAATTATCAGCTGGAATACTAGGTGGAATTCTTATGCTATTGCAGTATGTATAGCATCTTAAGGGATGTTGTCTGGTCAGACTTTATTTATGCCTCCTTTTAGCCAGTCACagaatgatggtgatgatggagaAATTTATGACTGACCCATCCTTTTGACTGAAGGAGACTTTAATGGAAGTGAAAAAGCCTAACTGATAACAGGGGAGTAAAaagatatatattaaaataagttgTTTGAGTAACTTAATTTTCTAGAAAAAATTGATGCTTTCATTATTCCATTATTATATAAGAACACTGTATAAATATTATAGGTGGATTAATCAAATTGCTTTTTAAGTTTAATTTACACATTAAGATCTATAATTCTTGTCTTCCCTATAACAAAATGAAAGGGTGTAATTGCATTGTGACAGGTTTACATAGTCGACTATCTAAATGTAGAATAGGAAGTTATAATGGGATAAAGTGGACAGAAGTGTGACAAGGAGTACGATTTTGTAGAGAGGAAGATGCATTTTATTTTAATGTAAAGTCTTTGTGAGCAGCGTGCATCCATCACACTTCGCAAGTCAAACTTCAAGTACTAAACTTCAGTAAATGATCCTTAATAAATGAAGTTATTTCCTGATGCTTTTTCTAAGCTTTCCGATGTGGCCATTCCTCAAGGGTAGGAGCTGGAAATTTATATACAGCTGCCCATCTACAGAAACTtctctcagcttcatgtccaatttcctgcccgctccccataatacctagaagtaaagggaattaggggttatggggagcgggcaggaaattggacatgaagctgagttcggatcggtcaatgccctgtgggtggcggagagggcccaggggctatgttgccgggtcctgctccgacttcttgtgttctttagatttgtggttgggatcagatcagccatgatcttattgaatggcggagcaggctcgaggggccgattggcctactcctgctccaatttcttatgttcttatgttctcagtaattagcctctaattgaaaCTACCCGTGCCCATTTAGACCACTTTTCCACAAGGAGTGCCTGAGTAATGGGCTTAAAGGGACAGGTCGCTTTAAACACATCTCCAACTCAGCAGCGAGACATCACATCCATGCTCCAGCTCCAGAATATCCATTTTTATACTCGTGATAAAGTAGCATAGAGCAGAAGTTTTCAAATTATTTAATTGGTTCATCTTGTCCTATAATAAAACTATTGACAATGTTATAACAAATGATTTTGAAAATATAATGTTTTTAATAGGGGAATGGATTCATAATTATATTGTTCTAATTTCAGTAATCATTCAGTTTTCAAACCTCTATTAAAAATTGAAGTGACACATTTGCCTTTTTTAGCGGTCTTTTAAATCAGATTCTGGGAGCCCAGCATCTCCTGAGCTAGCTCCCAGTGTTTATACTGATACATCTGTTTTTTGTTGACTGGCAGAAAACTTACAGACCTGGGTAAAATTGTTGTCATTACAAATGAAACTGTTCAAGTCAATATTAGTTTCTATATTTAACAATATATAGTGTGTGCACTTCTTGTCTGTCAAACTTCATATGTCTGTAACACTTCAGGTTTCACGCATTGTCTAATGCAAAGTTCTGTTCTAATCTCTAGCAACTAACTATTAAATAAACTCACCCGGCGGCTACTTATATCAATACACTGTAAGCTTAAAGGGGCACACAGCCAATCTTTAGCAGCAGAGTAATACATGGTGTTTTACATGCTAAATTATCTCCTATTCTCATGAAACAATTATCATTTGCCTTAATTTGAACAGCAGCatgagttttatttttaaacaatagTTGGGCAAGGAGCTGGACGGTTGAGAGAATTTGTTACTGATCTGAAGATGGCACAGAATGATCCACAGAGCATCATAAATATGCTGGTAGCCTGAAAAACAGGTAACTTTatacagttttatttttaacccgtatatacaacatccacttttGCAGTGGCTGAAGGATCCTGCATTACGCCACAAGAGGAGGATGCTGTTTGGAGACATCATCTGTTTTCTTTTTATTACCCCCTTGGCCAGTTTGTCGGGCTGGCTGTGTGTCCAAGGAACAGTTGAACATTTTTACTTCAGTAGCAGCATAGAAGCAGTTGGACTTCTCATCCTTTCAGCCGTCCTAATTACTATTTACCTACTCTGGACCATTGTAAGTACATTTAACAGTATATTTCTATACATACTGTTTCAATATTGTGTTCTAACAATTAATGTGAGAGCCACTGTCAATACAAGTGCACAGGTTTTTTAAAAGATATGCAAATATCAAATTGCTAAGTGGGAGTTAACAGTACACAACTTACTTTTACAAAAATCCTGTAAACTGATAAGTTTTAAATCAGTTTTGTACTTTAATAtaccttttttttacttttggcTATAGGTTTCTTTTCGATACCACATTCGGCTGCTCAAAGAATGGAGACGGGCCAACCAGAATGTTAAACTGCTTATTCCTAGATCACAAGTGTTACTTAGCAACCAACCCAATCTTCTAGCTCGAAGCTCAGGCATAATAGTTTGTAAAGAGACTATTGTCTAACCTTTTTTTAAGGAACTGCCTTGAATGTTGAAGTGTACTATACCTGAAAGAGGGAGCAATCCTCTGGATTGTTAAAGAAAATAATACGGATGTATTTTTGCAAAGTTGGGTGAAGAATGCAGATTAAGCAGTTGTACTGTGTCTTTTAAATTAACACTGCTAGTTCTTAAGCAGCCTTTCAACTACTGTATTCATATAAGGGACTATTTATCACCATTTAATGGTAACTAAGGCAATGATGGATGTTAAAATTGGAGGGAAACCATCAgttctttttcccttttttgtGCACTAGTCTGGAAGTGAAATCCTAATGATTTTTTTTGAGAATTCTTATGTTGTTAAAGTTTATTAAGGTGTTGTTAATTAGCTTTCAGAGAAAATTAAAGCAGTTTTCTTATGGGGGAAATTAAAATGACCAGGTAGGAATTAGCTCACTTACTGAGCTGGTGCTAGTTTAGATATGGAGCAGCTGAACTCTGTGGCACAATATCTGTTCAACATGGATTTTGCTGCAATAGGTACATTATCTGGCATATATTtagtattggtgggagtgggtTGCCAGGGAATGCAATGCTCCATTAGACGGTAACCACTCAACCACAATTATCTTTGAGGCTTTTAAACAATTTACAACATGCCATGCACTGACACTTTAAACAAATGAGCAAAAAGCTGTTTATTAGGGCCAATGTACTTCTCAGCTGTATATTTCATTCTCCTTCAAAATGAAAAACGGTCTTTTGTTTGTTTGAATGAATCATCACCAATACAAAGGAGGCCAGGTCAAAATACGAaattaaatatataattttttaatGCAAGCTACACAAGCAGCTGATATACACAattgttaatttaattttaatcctGGTTTCAGTTTTCAAAACTTGATAGCTTAGTTAcaacaaaataaatattttggtTCTAATGCctgtaaatctataaatgagaCTTTCAAATTCTGGGAATGGTTGTAACAGATTGAGAAACACATCATTGATCTAAATATAGAAGAAAGTCATAAGATCATAGTTGTAGAAAATCACTTAGGTTATCATGCTATTAGCATCTCTGGAGAAAAAAAGCATAGGTTAGAAATGTCCTCTACAGGCATCCAACAGGTCCTAGGCCTGAGAGGAAGCAGCTGCCAGTGTTATTCTTCCCCCAGGCCATTTGCATGGTCCGGGAGTAAAATCTGGGGAAATgtcaggttattcactttggtaggaagaatagaaaaacagaatattttttaaatgatgagaaactatcaaatgttggttcagagagatttgggtgtcatcgcacaagaaacacaagttagcatgcaggtacagcaagcaattaggaaggcaaatggtatgttggcctttattgaaggggttggagtacaagagtaaggaagtcttgctacaattgtacagggctttggtgagaccacacctggagtactatgtacagtttaggtctccttacctagggaaggatatacttgccttagaggtagtgcaatgaaggttcactagattgattcctaagatgagagtgttgtcctgtgaggagaggttgagtggaatggggctatactctctggagtttagaagaatgagaggtgatctcaatgaaacgtataagatgctgagggggcttgacagggtagatgctgagaggttgtttctcctggctggagagtctagaactagggggcatagtctcaggataagggtcagTCAGTTAagcttgagatgaggaggaatttcttcactgagggttgtgaatctttggaacactctaccgagggctgtggatgctgagacattgagtatattcaaggctgagatagatagatttttggactctaggggaatcaaggaatatggggatgggGTGGtttagtggagttgaggttgaagatcagccatgatcttattgaatggcagagcaggcgcgaggggccgtacggcctactcctgctcctatttcttatgtttgtatgGGAGCACCCCGATCAAATACTGCACCCTGTCTGGGCCTAGTGTCTCAACATAGGGTGCACAGATGCAGCCCTCAGAGGCTGAGCGCTGCCAAGATCAGGGCCTTCTGGCTAATGCTGGAAAGCTGTCAGAGACCCCCTGCAGTCTGCTAGGGGTCCCTGGGCAGGCCTTTGTGCCAAGGTTCTTCAAGCATCCCTCCAC is part of the Heptranchias perlo isolate sHepPer1 chromosome 34, sHepPer1.hap1, whole genome shotgun sequence genome and encodes:
- the zgc:158785 gene encoding E3 ubiquitin-protein ligase MARCHF3, with amino-acid sequence MVAMKTDNLQASEIHLNNACYKPPVARSVDLLSENVQKPQYVMEVSGSDGHLPSPVVRSSSTSSDIPICRICHEPSDKENLLSPCECSGTLGTVHRSCLEQWLAASCSSHCELCHFEFALERMARPLTEWLKDPALRHKRRMLFGDIICFLFITPLASLSGWLCVQGTVEHFYFSSSIEAVGLLILSAVLITIYLLWTIVSFRYHIRLLKEWRRANQNVKLLIPRSQVLLSNQPNLLARSSGIIVCKETIV